AACCTCGTCTGTTAAACAGAAGCAATTGAATAACTTGCTTAGAATCTTAATTAGTCAAAGCTATTTATGGAAATTGTCAGTTATCCACAAAAACATCTTTTAAAAAGGAACGACATGATTTAGTAGTTTAAGCGTTCTTAAAtacttatattttgtatttcatgcGTTTAAGCTCACATTTGtaattgcaaaaaataaattgaaggAGTAAAGCCTCTTTGTGCAAGCGCAATTCAAAACTGGAATCCCATTTGTGCAACTCCAGTTTCTGTTAGCCAGCACAAAGTGGCTCGCTTTGCATAAACACCGagtggccaaaaggaaaatcaGAAAACGTTTTGTAAAGACTCTTGTTCGTTCGTCTCCTTTTAACCAAGAACCAGTTGCAGGAGGAGCACTTAAAGGAGGGAAAGCACCGAGGATGAGTCACTTGGCCACCGCTGATTGATGGATACCTCTTTGCACGTTTGGCCAAGGCCAACGAAAGCTACTGTGTTGGCTGCGTCAATTTGTTTGGACGGTTTTGGCGGCTGAATAATTAGACGCTTCTAACAAATCATAAGAATTCACGCAGAACGCAAATCGATTTGGGAAACccaaaaacaataaagaaCCGAAGAAAAAGAAGAGAAGTTGCCCAACTAAAGGGGCAACATTTCAAGGAATTCCGCGACTCAATGTTGGCTTTGTTTCGCCTCTCCCGCTTTTTGCTAACATTGATTTCGAAGATTTCGCTGTGATTTCTGTGACAAGTACAGAAAAGTTCTCACGATCCCAGGTTTCCAGTGTCCAGTTTCGAGGGCCAAAACTCCGGCCGACCATGGTCAAAAGGCGACTGTGGCAGTGCGGCCAATATATCCATGAGGCAgttgccgttgctgctgccgctgggGCACAAAGAAATTCTTGTGTCGCAAGTTCCAATTATACAAGGCCGCGGCACCAAATCGAAATTGGCCTTTTATGTAAGTAACCGATACGACACGATTCTGATTCTATGCTTTTGCATGCCCATAAAGAGGGACCGCGATAAACCCGCCTGGATATTGCGGCTTCGGTTGCTCCTTTCTGCTCCTTTCTGCTCCACCGCCATGGAAGGCCAATCGCAGATTGAGTCAGCAGCTTTGGCTCCTCAGCTGGATGACCGGTTTATTTCGTCCCACAAACGCACAATCCTCGTCCGCCCTTTCGACACTttggccagccagccagtcccGAAACCTAAAGTTaaactaaaacaaataaacaaacaaaaaccttCGGCCGCTCGGTTAATTTATTGTGTGTATCGCCATTAGTTCTTGCCGATCTTCCAGCTCTCCTCGCCTACAACGCCATAACATAACCATACCGATTCGATCCTTGGGGCCTTTTGTCAACCGATCGCAGATAAACCAGGGAGCTGAattcaaaaaaacaaaaaaccaaaaaaaagcCAAAAGTTTTGGGGCTCCGAAATTTTGTCGCTGGTTCGTCTGGCGATTCCCGGTGATTTATGCCGTGTGATCGAAGGTCTGACTGCTCGGCATAACCGAAATATCGCCTGCAGCTAATAACACTgcagcagatacagatacaagtACACCGGAAAATGATACGTTGCTCAgatacatttaattaattattgaaCAGGGTATCTACATTGAACTGAACATGATAATTACTGCACTTATGAGCTTTATATGAAACTATCTTTCTTATTACGCaaaatttcttttcatttttcatgatAATCATTATAAAACTTCGTACTTCAAGATACCTGTGAATCAGCGCATTTTgacatttcattttaaattgtgACCACACTCTTTACAGAGTCATAGCTTTGTTTAAAAgattcatatatgtatatgccaGATATTTCTTTCTGTGCGCTGATTGCCGTGCAGATACATCTGCCGATGCGTTTGCGACCGTGCgttttgtatctgtatctgggcATTGTTTCGCCTACGCTACTGCACTTGGTATTCGCGATTCGGGTTCCGCAACCGGAGGATTCCGCCCTCCAATTTGGACTGTCGTCGCTGATAGTGTTGGCCGATAAGGCGGAACGCATTGATTATGTGCTTAAGCCAGGTGACAGATGGAGATACTCGATCTGCCACATATTTGCGGCAAGTGCCTGTGATGCTGCAGCTTTTGCCGCAGCTGTATCTCAATcaatttgtatctgtatctattaGCAAGTATCTTTCGGCTGACTCAGCGCTTTCGTCTAATTAAGTGGCATGCCTCCTAACGGGCCAGCCAGCTGTTGTATCTACCAGATACTTGGCTCGTAAATCAGGGCTGCTGTCCGTGGACGCGTTGCACTCTTCTTGAAATGGTTCGTGCCCGGTTAACCCATTATTAACCCTTAGACACGATCATAATTGGCATGCGCCTACGAAATGGAGCAGGGCAGGGGTCGTGGTTCGCCCCGCTCGACTGGAAGTTAATGCTTAAATTTAGAACGATTTTCGGCTGCAAATGTGGCATAGCAGaggcaggggcaggggcagggcAACGATTGCCATGGGGTTATCAGCTAGGGAGCCACTAATGGGCTCATTAGGAGGGGGGATGGTCGAAGGTGTTGCTCGTAAATCGTCGCCAGCGCCGCATTATGTTTGACAGTCCGCTAAGCAGAAGATTGCGGCGTGATTATCGCCTTCTGGCCGCTCTCCTATTTCAGTTTCAGTGCACCTCCTCCCCAAACTCGAACGTCCCCCTTTTCCCCAGCCCATTTACCCATTTGGAGCGGTGCAACCTTGGCCCGAGTCCGTGATAATATGCGCCAAACGCTCGTAAATTTAATGGCCTCACTCGCGTTTTCCATCAACATAAATTTTCTTATTGtgtcattttcaatttgctgcaACGCGTCTCATAACTCATTACTCGCCCGTCGCCGGCCTTTCGTGAATCTGCCGGGAATATCCACTTATGAATCCAGAAATATAGTTTCAAAGGGGAGCGTGATTAAAGCTGTTCAAACTACAATATAGTCTAATACTATTAAAAGAAAGATTtgaattcaaaatgaaaaaactaTCTCCGATAAGAATCACTACTTTTGTTCATTGTAAAGAACTAGGTATGTAGTTCATTAGTATGATTCATATTTTTCCCAAATCAACGTTATAAAGGTATTATAAGTAACTTACTAGAAAATTAGATATACACGTTTACTATTTTAACTGCATTAAATCTTATATAACATCATCCATCCGTAAGAACCCATTCTCAACTGATTAGAACTTAAATTTCACTGTTCATTAGGAATCTCTTAGCTGTCTTACTTTTAAAATTGTTGATAACAAATGAACTAATAACTTTTTTACATTTTCAGTTCAACCAGGATTTGTACTCCTCCTCGGGCGTCAACTTGGCCGCCTCATCGAGTGCCTCGGGCAGCTCCCACTCGCCCTGCAGCCCCATCCTGCCGCCCTCGGTGAGCGCGAATGCCGCTGCGGCGGTGGCAGCGGCGGCCCACAACAGTGCAGCGGCGGCAGTGGCGGTCGCAGCGAACCAGGCCAGCTCCTCCGGCGGAATCGGAGGCGGTGGACTGGGCGGCCTGGGAGGACTGGGCGGCGGACCGGCGAGCGGACTGCTTGGCAGCAATGTGGTGCCCGGGAGCAGTAGTGTCGGGAGCGTGGGGCTGGGAATGAGTCCGGTGCTGAGCGGAGCGGCGGGACACTCGCTGCACGGTTCGCACAGGACGCACGCACACTCCCTCgcccacgcacacacgcacccgcactcgcacacacacacgcatacgcACCAAACCAAAGAAGAGGACCTCATCGTGCCGCGCAGCGAAGCTGAAGGTGAGCTAGGATCACTTGGGTACACCACCTATGATGGCGATCTTTAAACTTTACAAAAGTCATTTCAAACTATCAGAATATAAAGTTATTCTCTAGTTTTAACTTTAGTGGAACTAAAACCGCGACTTTCCTTAATTAGTTACTAACGAAAGAGCTTATAATgagaataatattttaaaaatcgatgtgttgatttatttaactttAGAGATCTGACCCATTTAGCCCTTCCACTAATTAATACATTAGTGTCTCAATTAGTACATTATAAAGTTCAGCTCCAAAGGTGAAACTAATCTCAAAAGTATTACTACCAAAATGAAAGTAAAGTCGCTCTAGATGtaattaataattcattaGCTAAACACTTTGTTTGCACGTGTTCGTTCGCTTTAAAACAAtgccttttttttgggttttcatGTGCGTGTTTTCATTAATATTGTCAATGTCAATGTTTGcataacatttattttttggcagCTCACTGAAAATTCATGCGAGTTAAAAAGCCCGATAGTCATCGCACACTCGTAGctaattaatttgaaaattctTGAAATTTCCGACGAAGCACTCGCATTCCAAACCAGTtagcattcaataaattatatcATATTTTTCCCGTTGGCGAATTCGCCATTATTTTGCGATTATTTAATAGTTTTTCCGCTCGGCTTTTCTTCTCGCCCTCTCTGATTTCCCAGCACGCCTGGTGGGCTCCCAACAACATCAGCATCATAATGAATCATCCTGCTCCTCCGGTCCGGACTCCCcgcgccacgcccactcgcaCAGCCATCCGCTGCACGGTGGCGGCGGAGCGACGGGCGGTCCATCCTCAGCGGGCGGAACGGGTTCGGGGGGCGGCGACGGAGGCGGCACGGGAGCAATACCCAAGAATCTGCCAGCTCTGGAGGCGCCGATGGGCAGCGGAGGCGGCGGATTGGCCGGCAGTGGCCAGGGACAGGCTCAGTATCTATCGGCCTCTTGCGTTGTGTTCACCAACTACTCGGGCGACACGGCCAGCCAGGTGGACGAGCACTTCTCCCGCGCCctcaactacaacaacaaggATTCTAAAGGTAAGTGCGctgctaaaaaaaatatgataaCTTATCAATTGACCACAGTAAAAGTGTGATATGGAGTTGAATCTCCTCTACTGCATAATTCTATCATAGTTAAATCATACAAATTTTCCTTTGGTTAAATGAATTAGATTTAAATGATCATAGTCTATATAGGCTTTCTCAAGCATTTAAAATAAGAACTGGTATTTGTGTTAGTGCAGGATGATAATCAGCATGTTTTCCATGCTCCCCCTACCCATTTTTCACTCATTCGTTGGCTCCAGTGAGTTGTGATCAAAGCTCGTGTCATGTACTTGTCCCGGCTGTCAGTTTGCGTGTTTGCCTCGATTTGCGGCACTGTCCCACTTGTGCCCCCAAAATGGGGGCATAATTAGGTGAAAAACGAGCCAGCAGTTCCAGcaaagttattaaaatgttctcgGAAAATTTACAACAGGCAAATTATGCCTTTCGGAATGCATTAGTGTGTGGGAAAGAATGAGGTGGCTAAATCTAACAAAGAAAAATacacaattttcatttttgtgaAGTGGTTTTAATGTCTGGAAGCACTTCTTGTGCTACCCCAAACTCAACTGATGACCTTGTATCGATGGGGAATATGTCGGTTAATGTGTGTAAACTTTGGGAGTGTGAGTATATGTTTGGGGCAGTAGCCTCATTTAGCCTTTCGAAAATGATGAAGAAGTTTTCCCAACAAATCGATATGCCTTTAAACTtttaaaagtgcaaaattAATGCTTTGGTGTGTGGATATACCCAAAGTTTAAGTGATATATCAAAATATTGGGAATACGACATGAATTTAAATCGAATAAAAATGTGTCTTAAATATTAAGATTTCATTAAGATGCTCGCCTTTAATACATCTTTTCCTTCGAAAActatgcaaaatatttaaattttcgcCTCCACTCATTGTCAGCCATTCGTTTATAAGATAAAAACACTTTAGTATGGCACTTTGTTTTATCCCCTCCACAAGTTTGTGAAATGTCTGTGaatgtgagtgtgagtgtgaatgtgaatgcgaACACTCACAAGCACTCACACCAAAAACGGGCGcacaataaaacaaataaatcaagttgccacttgccactcgCTTGTTCTTTCgatttcaaaattaattaccTCCTTTAATGAAGATAAACGTTTCGTTTGTTCATGCCTGTCTGTTTTGCCTGTCCGTCTATCTGCTGCACACTATGTGCAACACGGATCAAcgtttatacatatatatgtatatatataaaaataaccCAACATGTGTGTtgcttattttttgttttgtttttaattttaattgccctGTTGCAGTTTTGCCCAGCCATAACGAATTCGGCCTTGTCAAGTGAAGATTTTCATTGTGAGTATCTATGCTATGCTGCTCTGCTAACTGGTGTCCATTGCTCAATCAATCTATTCCATTATCCTCGCATTTGAATGCCGAACAGGTGTTGGCAGTCGAAATGCCTCTTAATGCTAATGTTGCGTACGTGCAACGCCCACTGGGTGATTATCCGGTTGCCGCCCCCTCGATTGGAGCACTTTGTGGCATATTCCTTTGCCACACCGCCAATTGCAGTTAAACCTGGGATTTTATTGAGTTTCTGTGGCTGCCATTGCCTCGATTTTCCCCCACCGATTTGCCCAATTTCCTTTCCGCTTTGAGGAAATGCCACCACTTTGATTGTGCGAAAATTCAGTTTCCATTCAATTCCCCCCCATTCGTTATGCGataattggaaattttccacagGCTGCTTAACTACGAATTTACAGTGATTGGTTCgccaaaatttaaatcaaaGCCAGTAAAGTTTCCTGGAACCAATTAACTGGCCAACAAATAAGCAAATACTAAATGAAATAACTTGTTTGAATGCTTATTAAGGCAGATATGGACAAATTATATGTAACGatacatacatttttatttatgattcAGATAAATTAacacttttttataaattataagtTAAGTAGAGGATTGCTATTAGGTTTTCAAGAAATCATTACTTTTGTAGTTCAGAAATTCGTATAAAGTTCGAacttcaaaatatttaataaccAAATATTCAAGTTGTCACCAAATGCAGTAGGGTGATTCGGATTCAGGAAAATTCCTAATATTAGGGTGACGTTGGCATTTTTTCGCCAACTGCCGCACACTGGCACACATTGCCCATTTTAGAACTGCCCCTTAAAATACAGTTTTAAAATGCGAATGGGTTTTGGTTtgaatttgtttacttttacGCCTCTTGTTTTTGCCCGTTTTTTGTTGTCTGCTTAATGGTATTTAAAGTTCATTTTGGTCATTTGTCTATTTGAGAGCAGCGCGCGCACACAGTTGAACATTTACATTTGTGCGCTTAAAACTATTCAacatttatatacatttttttttgaaatgcAATGCGCCGCGTCTATATGTATGTGCTATATGCCcagatgtatatatatatatatgtatgtatatatcgCTAGTTGGAATGTGCTATGAAATGTCGCCGGAATGCGATGCGGTcgatgctgctgttgttgctttgggtgccagttgttgttgctgttgtcggACGGTGGCAATGCCGAATGCCGCATAGATTCCTCATTACgattttaaaatgcatttcaattaaCTGCTCCGCACAGTGaagccaaacaaaacgaaCCGAATCGTATCGAACCGAACCGATCCGAACCAAAAGAGGGCATCGCAGAAGATGACGAGATAGCAGAGCGGTAGGAACGGCACGCTTGCACTTTTCTCCGCTTTCCCCCGTTTCCCGATCCGTTTCTCGATCAAAAAATACCCGATTCATCAGGGCAGTCTTTcgtattattttcattttgtttctCTGCCGCGAGGAGCATTTAATTAGATGCCCAAAGAATTCGATTTAAAATTCCTTGGCACCCGCTGCAGGCAGGAGAAACGTCTTTCCGAAATACAaaacagaaaccgaaacagatagagatacagatacatttgaAGATACGTTTGCAGATACGGATACAAGTGCAGGGACACatggaaaaatattgtgcTCTAAAGGAAATTAGAACAATTTAGATTTTACtttaataacaaaataaatatataatatataaggATTATACTTGTTTGTTTCTAATTGAAACCCACTATAGTTTAAACATGATAAAACTActgttgttttgattttagttTGAATACTCTATACTTGATTTAGAATGTTCATAGAGGATTAGGTTAGTTTTCTCTGTGCAGGAACGCACTATGCGTCAACGCTGGCGATCGAACCTTATCGGGTCATAAATCGCCACGCTCTCTTCATTAGGCCAAAAGGTGAAAGGTGGGGACAGGTAGTGCGGCTTTCGCTTTTGAAGCCGCTGGCTGAAAGTGAAATGCTAACTGAAGGAGCTGGAGAGGAAATATCTTTGGCAGTCTGCTTGTTTGCACATTAATGGGAATTCCACGGCCTCAGCTGAGCGAGTGAGTGAATGGCAATGGGATGATGACGACTTCTGGCTTCTGGTACGGAAAAAAAAGGCACGCGGCATGGCATCCCGTATCCAGTATTCAGTAACCCAGCCgcaccatcaccatcatcatccgcatcctcatcctcatgcTCATCGTCATCAGCATGCATGGCACACTCGCCAACGTGCCGGCCAAAGTTGTCGAATCGCGACGGCAGCCAAGCACAAACATTACACATCCCCACAagcacatccacatccacatccacatcctccAGCCTCGTCCTCGTCCGCATCCTCAAAACTGCTCTCCAGTTGTTGGATATTTTTCTCTCGAATCGAGTTTGGAATGTTGTCAACGCAAATGCAAGCCTATGCAAGTTTTTGGTATCTCCTGCCGCTCAATTGCAGTTGCTATTTTTGGGCGCCCGGTCTCCTGAGGGAGCTCCATTACACATAATGGAGATGTCTTGCCcggctcctgctccttctgcATCTTGTTGGCGGCGTCGCGCGATTTCATAAACGCGTAGATTTACAACCATTTAATACAAGTGATGATCCTGAACAACAGCGCGACAACGAGCACGAACGACAACCGAAAACATTCCGCTCAGTTATTTGCAACAGGCCATGGCGCCGCCACCGAGGCGGAGATTCAGACTGGGACTCCGTGGAGAGGGCCCAACCAATCCCGTAGCCGAGCCACAGAATCCCCCAAGACTCGTTCATCTGCCGGCTTGCCAGTTAATCATTGCCGCAAGTGAATGGAAATTGCCCCGAGAGGCAAAAGCATAGCACCTCCTTCGAGTATATTTTCTGGCGAAAATTCAATGAAAAAGATACATATACACCTTCTTCAGCTATCTATTTATCTGTATAAAAGATGTTTCTTTTAACTATATTGGTAGTGGTAGTATCTTAAGATACATGCAACACTGAAACAGCATAGGTTGTGTTTGTTTAACAACAAAGTAAAGTAAGCAAATGTGAAGGAAACATAATAATATGTTTATTACTTTATTTTCCTTACCTGCTAATAGATGTTTGAGGATTTTCCTCCACTATTTTTGCTCCATTGTCCTGATAATCTTAGCGCGATTTAACAATAACTTGTTAAACATTATCATTATACATTTGCCCTAAACATTTCCCCCATTTTGCAATTGCAGAGAGCAGCAGCCCGATGTCGAATCGAAATTTCCCACCGTCGTTCTGGAACAGCAATTACGTGCACCCCATACCCGCGCCCACACACCACCAGGTGAGCACCCACCCAAGTCCCATAACCAATAACAATGCCACTACCAAGTGGTCAGTAGCCAGTTGCTAGTTGCCGATTGCTGGCGGTACGTGAGGCAATTTCGACTGGAAGGAGCCTCCGATCCTGTTGCTCCTGCACATCCATGCTAAATAAGTTGTAATCCGATCGGATATCTGCTTGCAGGTTAGCGACTTGTATGGCACCGCGACGGACACCGGCTACGCCACCGATCCGTGGGTGCCGCATGCGGCCCACTATGGTTCCTATGCCCACGCAGCCCACGCCCATGCGGCCCACGCCCACGCCTACCACCACAACATGGCCCAGTACGGCAGTCTCTTGAGGCTGCCCCAGCAGTACGCCAGCCACGGTTCCAGGTGAGTCGATCCCCCGATCGGGCAACACACAGACCACGTCCTGACCTCTCGCCGGCTTCTCGTGTCTTACAGGCTGCACCACGACCAGCAGACGGCCCACGCCCTGGAGTACTCCAGCTATCCCACAATGGCAGGTGAGCCTATGAGCAGGGTTTTAGTTTACTACATTTAAGTCGTTGAAAAAGATACAATTCAAAGGGACAACAATATTAGTTAAGCGGTAATATATACAACATAATTTTGAATGATTTGCTTGCTCATTAGTGTAGTTCAATTATAAAGAAAGTACTACAGTATGTTGTACCTATAACAGTGATATAAAGGATAACTAGTTAGCCATTCTGTTATCAATACATTCTTTATATATTACATCAAAtcatagatatatgtataaagCAGCTATCTCAAAGCAATAGCTCAAGTTTTCTTATAAACCCATCCTATTTATTTTCCAGGCCTAGAAGCGCAGGTGGCGCAAGTACAGGAATCGTCGAAGGATCTTTACTGGTTCTAAACGCCACCTGGAGATGGAGGGCGCCGAGGTCCTTCGGCGAGTGTATAAACCTTGTCCTGGAAGATCTAAGGACGACACCCCGGATCGAATACAATGTGCGACTTTGGGTCGGGATTTTGAGAGCGCTTCTTAAGCAAAACTGCAGTGTCTGTGTTTCTGTGTGagcaaaacaataacaaacgcaaaggattttgaaatttaatttaattttaccATAATGTTTAACGTTAAACTATAATTCGTAAGCTTAAAAACACCTTGTAAACAAACGATTTTTCGCGCATTCGAGACCATTTTTTCCGCGTAATTTGATTTTGTAAGTTTAGCATCCCATATCAGCAATTTAGACACATACAATAATGACTAtatacactatatatataaatatacacataaatatataatggTATTCGTAATCAGCGTTGGTAACGTTTAATAatcgacatttcttgtatagTTAACGCGAACTTTGACATACACttaaagcaacaacaaagttagaatttattttgtttaaacttCGATTTTTGCAAACTTCAACAAACTAGGATAACGAAAATCAAATTGAGAAAAAAGCAAAGCAGAAAACCCAATAAAaaaagataaataaaataaaaaacaaacacaatttGAATACAATCAATAAACTGAGTGTGCGTTTCTAAGGGAGCGGTTCGATAAAGGTAAGAATTTGGGAGTTGATATAAACTTTAATTAGTTTATGTTCCCATCTGCTAATGATTTCATTCCGATTAAGCAACGAAACACAATCAGATAAGCGGCCAAATTTCATAATCGTCGACTTTGAATGCTTTCCACGCCATTTAGCCAGGCGCCTTATTAATCTCGGGCTATTTATCATCCAAAACGACCCAGCACGACCcgaatcaaaacaaaacaaaaacgaaacgaaatgaaatgaaagccCCAAAAGGAATCTCTTGCATAATTAATGAAAACACAAATCTGAGATAGTAGCCAAGTGGTGGCACAAGTCATAAATAAGACGCCAGGCTCCTGTGACTTCTGgcgttgcaactgcaaccgTGACTTTGTCCGGGAACAGTGACTCCCCTACCTCCATTTCACTCTTTTCAACCGGATGGACGAGCTTGTGTGCCTTTTGCGCTATTATACAATGAACGGGGGGGAGGGGCACCCATACTATTGACTTTCAACAGTTGGCCAAAGCACCTCACCTTCGATCGGCGGAGCAGGAACAGTTGGTCCAGAACGCCGATCCTGCTCATGAATTAAAGAAATGAAACAAACGCGCGACATGCTCCCGCTCCATATTctgtttttttctgtttttttggtTTGTACCCCCGGTGTACGCAACAAATTTATTACTGATCGATGAACCACTAGCTTGGTGGCTTCACTTCTGCTCCGAGTCCGGTGTTGTGGGTCCATTATTTTAGCATAAGAATTCCATAATTCGCGGTAACTGCGCTCGGCCGCTTGGCCAAGGGAGGCCATCCACAAGGTGTTCAACAATTCGCCAAATGCGTTTTGCTCTGGGTTTAtcgctttttaataacttcCCTCCGCAACTCATTCAATTCAACTCTTTTTGCTGGCCTCTtccttttattcttttttttttctttttggccaaaacaatgTTCCTGTTGTCACTCAAGTTTCGCCATCGGGACAGATGGTTCCGTTTGGCGGCTCTACTTCCTTCCTTTTCTCAACTTTCGACTCTGGTCGGTAgcatttgttgtttgtttatgGCCGCATTGTGTGTTAATGAGTTCAGCTAAATGTTTGCGATCCAAGGGATAAGTAGTACTCTTGTCTTGTATCTATTCGGTTGCGGATTGAAAGTGCAAAAAGCTAACGATTTGAGATCGAAAACTTTGGCCTAAAGATAGCTTAAATTCTGCTATTAGAATtcttaataa
This genomic interval from Drosophila mauritiana strain mau12 chromosome 2R, ASM438214v1, whole genome shotgun sequence contains the following:
- the LOC117137886 gene encoding protein vestigial; this encodes MAVSCPEVMYGAYYPYLYGRAGPSRSFYQYERFNQDLYSSSGVNLAASSSASGSSHSPCSPILPPSVSANAAAAVAAAAHNSAAAAVAVAANQASSSGGIGGGGLGGLGGLGGGPASGLLGSNVVPGSSSVGSVGLGMSPVLSGAAGHSLHGSHRTHAHSLAHAHTHPHSHTHTHTHQTKEEDLIVPRSEAEARLVGSQQHQHHNESSCSSGPDSPRHAHSHSHPLHGGGGATGGPSSAGGTGSGGGDGGGTGAIPKNLPALEAPMGSGGGGLAGSGQGQAQYLSASCVVFTNYSGDTASQVDEHFSRALNYNNKDSKESSSPMSNRNFPPSFWNSNYVHPIPAPTHHQVSDLYGTATDTGYATDPWVPHAAHYGSYAHAAHAHAAHAHAYHHNMAQYGSLLRLPQQYASHGSRLHHDQQTAHALEYSSYPTMAGLEAQVAQVQESSKDLYWF